A single Brachionichthys hirsutus isolate HB-005 chromosome 17, CSIRO-AGI_Bhir_v1, whole genome shotgun sequence DNA region contains:
- the nptxrb gene encoding neuronal pentraxin receptor b isoform X1, which yields MKFVVVLVGAGSLAFLGVIICVIASVYPRKRAAPLSENGTLTPETDFQPPEAGSVAHAGPLGALHGAESYGGGNGIGLEVPALNELNLGEKQFGFSRLICTAVPVGDCSTRDARRQQADEPPRGAAEEDWTHLRAAAEELRQAVLQQNDQILMDHRTIRELTGKLSECESGLEDERNVPERSVAAWSGNRRVMAGDDVSSSAAAQLQTARAVEELARAIMDLKDRIEKLEAEIGPAALNLTDPSVGTSSAPAGNTASAPAPPTGGASAPPAAAAPGGRRPAPPAARPPSKAAPGRGKVTWRVEDLEGELERKIKMLEKERQAMRKETQGQQEKINQGIDTVNHRVAELEQTLTEPPFPDGFILSFPMRTNYMYGLARKEITEMYAFTACVWLKVKEGGIGTPFSYSVPGQPNELVLLQGVHNPVELLINDKVAQLPLSLRQDAWQHICVSWTLRDGVWKAYQGGKMKGRGEGLAAWHPIKPGGVLILGQEQDTLGGHFDASQALVGELSQFNLWDRVLKPAEVAALADCSSSALGNIAPWTDHDVDVYGGATKESLDPCHAADRSDPSSPKQ from the exons ATGAAGTTCGTGGTCGTGCTCGTGGGCGCGGGCAGCCTGGCCTTCCTCGGCGTGATCATTTGCGTCATCGCCAGCGTCTATCCGCGGAAACGCGCCGCGCCTCTCAGCGAAAACGGGACCCTGACACCGGAGACGGACTTCCAGCCGCCGGAGGCCGGATCGGTGGCGCACGCCGGCCCGCTGGGCGCGCTGCACGGCGCGGAGTCCTACGGGGGAGGGAACGGGATCGGTCTGGAGGTGCCCGCTCTGAACGAGCTCAACCTCGGGGAGAAGCAGTTCGGCTTCTCCCGGTTGATCTGCACGGCGGTCCCGGTCGGAGACTGCAGCACCCGCGACGCGCGGCGGCAGCAAGCGGACGAGCCGCCGCGCGGGGCCGCGGAGGAGGACTGGACTCACCTGCGCGCCGCCGCGGAGGAGCTCCGGCAGGCGGTCCTGCAGCAGAACGACCAGATCCTCATGGACCACCGGACCATCCGGGAGCTGACCGGGAAGCTGAGCGAGTGCGAGAGCGGCCTGGAGGACGAGAGGAACGTCCCGGAGCGGAGCGTCGCTGCCTGGAGCGGCAACCGGCGCGTCATGGCCGGGGATGACGTCAGCTCCTCCGCCGCGGCGCAGCTGCAGACGGCGCGGGCGGTGGAGGAGCTGGCCCGGGCCATCATGGACCTGAAGGACCGCATCGAGAAGCTGGAG gCGGAGATCGGCCCCGCCGCCCTGAACCTGACCGACCCCTCCGTGGGTACGAGCAGCGCCCCGGCCGGTAACACCGCCTCCGCCCCCGCTCCGCCCACCGGCGGCGCCTCCGCCCCACCTGCAGCGGCAGCCCCAGGGGGACGCCGCCCTGCCCCCCCAGCTGCCAGACCCCCATCGAAGGCCGCTCCTGGGCGTGGGAAGGTCACCTGGAGGGTGGAGGACCTGGAGGgggagctggagaggaagatAAAGATGCTGGAGAAGGAGCGCCAGGCCATGAGGAAGGAGACGCAGGGTCAGCAGGAGAAGATCAACCAGGGCATCGACACCGTGAACCACCGCGTCGCCGAGCTGGAGCAAA CCCTCACAGAGCCGCCGTTCCCGGACGgcttcatcctctccttccccATGAGGACCAACTACATGTACGGCCTGGCGAGGAAGGAGATAACGGAGATGTACGCCTTCACCGCCTGCGTGTGGCTGAAGGTCAAGGAAGGGGGCATCGGGACCCCCTTCTCCTACTCGGTCCCGGGCCAGCCCAACgagctggtgctgctgcagggagTCCACAACCCCGTGGAGCTGCTCATCAATGATAAG GTGGCGCAGCTGCCTCTGTCCCTCCGGCAGGACGCATGGCAGCACATCTGTGTCAGCTGGACCCTGAGGGACGGGGTCTGGAAGGCTTACCAGGGGGGCAAGATGAAGGGCAGGGGGGAGGGCCTGGCCGCCTGGCATCCAATCAAACCAGGGGGAGTCCTCATACTGGGGCAAGAACAG GATACGTTGGGGGGGCACTTCGACGCCTCCCAGGCCCTGGTCGGTGAACTTTCTCAGTTCAACCTGTGGGATCGGGTGCTGAAGCCTGCCGAAGTCGCCGCCCTGGCCGACTGCAGCTCCTCGGCGCTGGGCAACATCGCCCCCTGGACCGACCACGACGTGGACGTCTACGGCGGCGCGACGAAGGAGTCCCTGGACCCATGCCACGCCGCAGACCGATCCGACCCCTCCAGTCCCAAGCAGTGA
- the nptxrb gene encoding neuronal pentraxin receptor b isoform X3: protein MKFVVVLVGAGSLAFLGVIICVIASVYPRKRAAPLSENGTLTPETDFQPPEAGSVAHAGPLGALHGAESYGGGNGIGLEVPALNELNLGEKQFGFSRLICTAVPVGDCSTRDARRQQADEPPRGAAEEDWTHLRAAAEELRQAVLQQNDQILMDHRTIRELTGKLSECESGLEDERNVPERSVAAWSGNRRVMAGDDVSSSAAAQLQTARAVEELARAIMDLKDRIEKLEAEIGPAALNLTDPSVGTSSAPAGNTASAAPGRGKVTWRVEDLEGELERKIKMLEKERQAMRKETQGQQEKINQGIDTVNHRVAELEQTLTEPPFPDGFILSFPMRTNYMYGLARKEITEMYAFTACVWLKVKEGGIGTPFSYSVPGQPNELVLLQGVHNPVELLINDKVAQLPLSLRQDAWQHICVSWTLRDGVWKAYQGGKMKGRGEGLAAWHPIKPGGVLILGQEQDTLGGHFDASQALVGELSQFNLWDRVLKPAEVAALADCSSSALGNIAPWTDHDVDVYGGATKESLDPCHAADRSDPSSPKQ from the exons ATGAAGTTCGTGGTCGTGCTCGTGGGCGCGGGCAGCCTGGCCTTCCTCGGCGTGATCATTTGCGTCATCGCCAGCGTCTATCCGCGGAAACGCGCCGCGCCTCTCAGCGAAAACGGGACCCTGACACCGGAGACGGACTTCCAGCCGCCGGAGGCCGGATCGGTGGCGCACGCCGGCCCGCTGGGCGCGCTGCACGGCGCGGAGTCCTACGGGGGAGGGAACGGGATCGGTCTGGAGGTGCCCGCTCTGAACGAGCTCAACCTCGGGGAGAAGCAGTTCGGCTTCTCCCGGTTGATCTGCACGGCGGTCCCGGTCGGAGACTGCAGCACCCGCGACGCGCGGCGGCAGCAAGCGGACGAGCCGCCGCGCGGGGCCGCGGAGGAGGACTGGACTCACCTGCGCGCCGCCGCGGAGGAGCTCCGGCAGGCGGTCCTGCAGCAGAACGACCAGATCCTCATGGACCACCGGACCATCCGGGAGCTGACCGGGAAGCTGAGCGAGTGCGAGAGCGGCCTGGAGGACGAGAGGAACGTCCCGGAGCGGAGCGTCGCTGCCTGGAGCGGCAACCGGCGCGTCATGGCCGGGGATGACGTCAGCTCCTCCGCCGCGGCGCAGCTGCAGACGGCGCGGGCGGTGGAGGAGCTGGCCCGGGCCATCATGGACCTGAAGGACCGCATCGAGAAGCTGGAG gCGGAGATCGGCCCCGCCGCCCTGAACCTGACCGACCCCTCCGTGGGTACGAGCAGCGCCCCGGCCGGTAACACCGCCTCC GCCGCTCCTGGGCGTGGGAAGGTCACCTGGAGGGTGGAGGACCTGGAGGgggagctggagaggaagatAAAGATGCTGGAGAAGGAGCGCCAGGCCATGAGGAAGGAGACGCAGGGTCAGCAGGAGAAGATCAACCAGGGCATCGACACCGTGAACCACCGCGTCGCCGAGCTGGAGCAAA CCCTCACAGAGCCGCCGTTCCCGGACGgcttcatcctctccttccccATGAGGACCAACTACATGTACGGCCTGGCGAGGAAGGAGATAACGGAGATGTACGCCTTCACCGCCTGCGTGTGGCTGAAGGTCAAGGAAGGGGGCATCGGGACCCCCTTCTCCTACTCGGTCCCGGGCCAGCCCAACgagctggtgctgctgcagggagTCCACAACCCCGTGGAGCTGCTCATCAATGATAAG GTGGCGCAGCTGCCTCTGTCCCTCCGGCAGGACGCATGGCAGCACATCTGTGTCAGCTGGACCCTGAGGGACGGGGTCTGGAAGGCTTACCAGGGGGGCAAGATGAAGGGCAGGGGGGAGGGCCTGGCCGCCTGGCATCCAATCAAACCAGGGGGAGTCCTCATACTGGGGCAAGAACAG GATACGTTGGGGGGGCACTTCGACGCCTCCCAGGCCCTGGTCGGTGAACTTTCTCAGTTCAACCTGTGGGATCGGGTGCTGAAGCCTGCCGAAGTCGCCGCCCTGGCCGACTGCAGCTCCTCGGCGCTGGGCAACATCGCCCCCTGGACCGACCACGACGTGGACGTCTACGGCGGCGCGACGAAGGAGTCCCTGGACCCATGCCACGCCGCAGACCGATCCGACCCCTCCAGTCCCAAGCAGTGA
- the nptxrb gene encoding neuronal pentraxin receptor b isoform X2, with product MKFVVVLVGAGSLAFLGVIICVIASVYPRKRAAPLSENGTLTPETDFQPPEAGSVAHAGPLGALHGAESYGGGNGIGLEVPALNELNLGEKQFGFSRLICTAVPVGDCSTRDARRQQADEPPRGAAEEDWTHLRAAAEELRQAVLQQNDQILMDHRTIRELTGKLSECESGLEDERNVPERSVAAWSGNRRVMAGDDVSSSAAAQLQTARAVEELARAIMDLKDRIEKLEAEIGPAALNLTDPSVGGRRPAPPAARPPSKAAPGRGKVTWRVEDLEGELERKIKMLEKERQAMRKETQGQQEKINQGIDTVNHRVAELEQTLTEPPFPDGFILSFPMRTNYMYGLARKEITEMYAFTACVWLKVKEGGIGTPFSYSVPGQPNELVLLQGVHNPVELLINDKVAQLPLSLRQDAWQHICVSWTLRDGVWKAYQGGKMKGRGEGLAAWHPIKPGGVLILGQEQDTLGGHFDASQALVGELSQFNLWDRVLKPAEVAALADCSSSALGNIAPWTDHDVDVYGGATKESLDPCHAADRSDPSSPKQ from the exons ATGAAGTTCGTGGTCGTGCTCGTGGGCGCGGGCAGCCTGGCCTTCCTCGGCGTGATCATTTGCGTCATCGCCAGCGTCTATCCGCGGAAACGCGCCGCGCCTCTCAGCGAAAACGGGACCCTGACACCGGAGACGGACTTCCAGCCGCCGGAGGCCGGATCGGTGGCGCACGCCGGCCCGCTGGGCGCGCTGCACGGCGCGGAGTCCTACGGGGGAGGGAACGGGATCGGTCTGGAGGTGCCCGCTCTGAACGAGCTCAACCTCGGGGAGAAGCAGTTCGGCTTCTCCCGGTTGATCTGCACGGCGGTCCCGGTCGGAGACTGCAGCACCCGCGACGCGCGGCGGCAGCAAGCGGACGAGCCGCCGCGCGGGGCCGCGGAGGAGGACTGGACTCACCTGCGCGCCGCCGCGGAGGAGCTCCGGCAGGCGGTCCTGCAGCAGAACGACCAGATCCTCATGGACCACCGGACCATCCGGGAGCTGACCGGGAAGCTGAGCGAGTGCGAGAGCGGCCTGGAGGACGAGAGGAACGTCCCGGAGCGGAGCGTCGCTGCCTGGAGCGGCAACCGGCGCGTCATGGCCGGGGATGACGTCAGCTCCTCCGCCGCGGCGCAGCTGCAGACGGCGCGGGCGGTGGAGGAGCTGGCCCGGGCCATCATGGACCTGAAGGACCGCATCGAGAAGCTGGAG gCGGAGATCGGCCCCGCCGCCCTGAACCTGACCGACCCCTCCGTGG GGGGACGCCGCCCTGCCCCCCCAGCTGCCAGACCCCCATCGAAGGCCGCTCCTGGGCGTGGGAAGGTCACCTGGAGGGTGGAGGACCTGGAGGgggagctggagaggaagatAAAGATGCTGGAGAAGGAGCGCCAGGCCATGAGGAAGGAGACGCAGGGTCAGCAGGAGAAGATCAACCAGGGCATCGACACCGTGAACCACCGCGTCGCCGAGCTGGAGCAAA CCCTCACAGAGCCGCCGTTCCCGGACGgcttcatcctctccttccccATGAGGACCAACTACATGTACGGCCTGGCGAGGAAGGAGATAACGGAGATGTACGCCTTCACCGCCTGCGTGTGGCTGAAGGTCAAGGAAGGGGGCATCGGGACCCCCTTCTCCTACTCGGTCCCGGGCCAGCCCAACgagctggtgctgctgcagggagTCCACAACCCCGTGGAGCTGCTCATCAATGATAAG GTGGCGCAGCTGCCTCTGTCCCTCCGGCAGGACGCATGGCAGCACATCTGTGTCAGCTGGACCCTGAGGGACGGGGTCTGGAAGGCTTACCAGGGGGGCAAGATGAAGGGCAGGGGGGAGGGCCTGGCCGCCTGGCATCCAATCAAACCAGGGGGAGTCCTCATACTGGGGCAAGAACAG GATACGTTGGGGGGGCACTTCGACGCCTCCCAGGCCCTGGTCGGTGAACTTTCTCAGTTCAACCTGTGGGATCGGGTGCTGAAGCCTGCCGAAGTCGCCGCCCTGGCCGACTGCAGCTCCTCGGCGCTGGGCAACATCGCCCCCTGGACCGACCACGACGTGGACGTCTACGGCGGCGCGACGAAGGAGTCCCTGGACCCATGCCACGCCGCAGACCGATCCGACCCCTCCAGTCCCAAGCAGTGA
- the LOC137906550 gene encoding dynein axonemal light chain 4, giving the protein MAGTGEGKKDEADYKRVHSFPLIRHTDMPEEMRVETMELCVTACEKFATNNESAAKMIKESMDKKFGSSWHVVIGEGFGFEVTHEVKNLLYMFFGGSLAVCVWKCS; this is encoded by the exons ATGGCTGGGACTGGCGAGGGAAAGAAGGACGAGGCCGACTACAAGAGAGTCCACAGCTTCCCTCTGATCAGG CACACCGACATGCCGGAGGAAATGAGGGTGGAGACCATGGAGCTGTGCGTCACCGCCTGTGAAAAGTTCGCCACCAACAACGAG AGTGCGGCGAAGATGATCAAGGAGTCCATGGACAAGAAATTTGGCAGCTCGTGGCACGTGGTGATCGGCGAAGGGTTCGGCTTCGAGGTCACGCACGAAGTGAAGAACCTGCTGTACATGTTCTTTGGAGGGagtctggctgtgtgtgtgtggaagtgcTCGTAG